One window of the Podospora pseudopauciseta strain CBS 411.78 chromosome 4, whole genome shotgun sequence genome contains the following:
- a CDS encoding hypothetical protein (EggNog:ENOG503P1FM; COG:Q) — translation MAWNHTSTVTASSLQVPFLGNLVESLSVTALVILFTTYAILYFAQTIPLSKNEPPIIPSRIPFLGHVLGMLFQGGKYVKNLGLQNSHHPIFTLPIPLSRIYIITSPTLALTLQRLPPSTLSFTPLIPNITKRVLGLNPHTVDVISQAMDPLPGQHIGFLADMADLVKSTLAPGEEMSALLSRMEHELKSLLNAYVPPPPSQREIDLLAWTRNLVALATARSLYGASNPLEGLEGSFWEFDHGLGGLLVGICPQVTARKAYRGREKLVQSFAAWLRNGKHKEADVAPIIANRVAMAAKHGWELQEVARSEVSFLFAGIVNTATTSFWGVLQTFNDPKLLGGLRAELAVDPNSKTIEARLRDAKLLLEAVVNECLRLGSDTYSTRVVVPKEGVEVEVKGKEYWFQGGAVVQISGGTIHASKENWGEDAREFKPERFLKGVSFKNFRAFGGGQTLCPGRNFALAVVRLLIAMVVTKFDIEVVGGKIPEKEDGVLPVHILEPKERVMVKVSVKDERKFGDFGATDKTSR, via the exons ATGGCATGGAACCACACCTCCACCGTGACGGCCTCGTCTCTACAGGTCCCCTTTTTAGGGAATCTCGTCGAGTCTCTGTCCGTTACTGCTCTTGTCATTCTGTTTACGACCTATGCGATTCTATACTTTGCTCAGACGATTCCACTGTCAAAGAATGAACCGCCCATCATCCCTTCAAGGATCCCATTTCTGGGCCATGTGCTTGGGATGCTGTTTCAGGGGGGCAAATATGTGAAGAATTTGGG CCTCCAaaactcccaccacccaatcttcaccctccccatccccctctcccgcatctacatcatcacctcgcccaccctcgccctcaccctccaacgcctccctccctccaccctctccttcacccccctcatcccgAACATAACCAAGCGAGTCCTCGGTCTAAACCCCCACACCGTCGACGTCATCAGCCAGGCTATGGACCCCCTCCCAGGACAGCACATAGGCTTCCTAGCCGACATGGCCGACCTGGTAAAATCAACCCTCGCCCCCGGAGAAGAAATGAGCGCTCTCCTCTCCAGAATGGAGCACGAACTCAAATCGCTACTGAATGCTTAcgtccccccccctccctcccagcGGGAAATCGATCTCCTCGCTTGGACAAGGAACCTCGTCGCCCTGGCCACAGCCCGCAGCCTCTACGGCGCGTCAAACCCCCTGGAGGGATTAGAGGGGTCATTCTGGGAATTCGACCACGGCCTCGGCGGGCTACTGGTCGGCATCTGTCCCCAGGTGACGGCGAGGAAGGCCTACCGCGGAAGGGAGAAACTGGTCCAGTCTTTTGCGGCCTGGCTCCGAAACGGAAAACACAAAGAGGCAGACGTGGCAcccatcatcgccaaccgGGTAGCCATGGCCGCGAAACACGGGTGGGAGCTACAAGAGGTAGCCAGGTCCGAAGTGAGCTTCCTATTCGCCGGGATCGTCAACACCGCTACGACGAGCTTCTGGGGTGTACTGCAGACGTTTAACGACCCAAAACTCCTGGGGGGATTAAGGGCAGAGTTGGCTGTTGATCCTAACAGCAAGACGATCGAGGCAAGGTTGAGGGATGCCAAGCTGCTcttggaggcggtggtgaacGAGTGTTTGAGGCTTGGGAGCGACACTTACTCcacgagggtggtggtcccAAAGGagggggtcgaggttgaagtCAAAGGAAAAGAGTACTGGTTCCAGGGGGGCGCGGTGGTGCAGATTTCGGGGGGGACGATACATGCCTCTAAGGAAAACTGGGGGGAGGACGCGAGGGAATTCAAACCGGAGAGGTTCTTGAAGGGGGTCAGCTTCAAGAACTTTAGggcttttggtggggggCAGACGCTCTGTCCGGGGAGGAATTTTGCCCTTGCTGTTGTCAGGTTGTTGATTGCCATGGTGGTGACCAAGTTTGATATCGAGGTTGTAGGCGGGAAGATCccggagaaggaggacggGGTGCTGCCGGTGCATATCCTGGAGCccaaggagagggtgatggtcAAGGTGAGCGTGAAGGATGAGAGAAAGTTTGGGGATTTTGGAGCAACAGACAAGACGAGTAGGTGA
- a CDS encoding hypothetical protein (COG:E; EggNog:ENOG503NYYR): MTLTVLTDDQISGLVSNLTKEELQRFMGVLRGALHEYSTATTVPSKENAAATAAPEIHQPERTSINSKATGATTLFMPSSSSVGTGMKVVTLTSPSAEGDEDARPKENIKPTGAITLFSPHGTPLGFLHASTLTAFRTALASLLLISKRDPSSHLKTITVFGTGAQAYWHIRLSLLLLGQHIHQVNILSRSFSPPVSSLLKSFLTCPNREKEGWENTQFSVLTPAHNEYERLLKEQLLESDVIICCTPSTKPLWDGGILTSHEGRQKGRLIVAIGSYKPDMQEIPQEVIQQALKRHHHGVGGKHHWHWHKHAEEGGVVVVDTLDGALKEAGELIRAGCRPEMLVELGELVMLNDYHEHRHHRHHRDEKENNKQEVGEKGEEQDKDHRKLAKWLAEGNVIYKSVGLGLMDLSVGMEIVRFAGEKGVGSRIEGF; encoded by the exons atgaCTCTCACCGTGTTAACCGACGACCAGATCTCGGGGCTGGTCTCCAACTTGACCAAGGAAGAGCTCCAGAGGTTTATGGGGGTTTTGAGAGGGGCGTTGCACGAGTATTCAACCGCCACGACTGTCCCCTCTAAAGAAAATgctgccgccaccgccgccccggAGATCCACCAGCCGGAGAGGACGTCGATAAACAGCAAGGCCACCGGGGCCACGACGTTGTTCATGCCGAGTTCTAGCTCTGTCGGGACGGGGATGAAAG TCGTCACGTTGACCTCCCCTTCTGCCGAAGGGGATGAAGACGCACGCCCAAAGGAAAACATCAAACCCACCGGCGCGATAACGTTGTTCTCACCTCACGGCACGCCCCTTGGATTCCTCCACGCCTCTACTCTGACGGCCTTTCGCACCGCGTTGGCTTCCCTGCTGCTCATCTCGAAGCGAGACCCCTCGTCCCATTTGAAAACCATTACCGTTTTTGGGACTGGTGCCCAGGCGTACTGGCATATCCGGCTCTCTTTGCTTTTGCTGGGGCAGCATATCCACCAGGTCAACATTTTGTCCCGGTCGTTCTCGCCGCCGGtatcctccctcctcaagtCGTTTTTGACATGTCCAAAcagggagaaggaaggcTGGGAAAACACCCAGTTTTCAGTTTTGACGCCGGCGCATAATGAGTATGAGAGGTTGCTGAAGGAGCAATTGCTGGAGTCAGATGTGATTATCTGTTGTACTCCGAGCACGAAACCGCtgtgggatggggggattCTGACCAGTCATGAGGGGAGGcagaaggggaggttgattGTGGCTATTGGGAGTTATAAGCCGGATATGCAGGAGATTCCGCAGGAGGTGATACAGCAGGCGTTGAAGAGGCATCATCacggggtgggggggaagcATCACTGGCATTGGCATAAGcatgccgaggagggaggggttgtggttgttgatacGTTGGATGGGGCGTtgaaggaggcgggggagttGATTCGGGCGGGGTGCAGGCCTGAGATGTTGGTTGA GTTGGGCGAGCTGGTGATGCTTAATGATTATCACGAGCACCGTCACCATCGGCATCACagggatgagaaggagaatAACAAACaagaggttggggagaagggcgaggagCAGGATAAGGATCACCGGAAACTGGCCAAGTGGCTTGCGGAAGGGAATGTCATTTACAAGAGTGTGGGCTTGGGGCTGATGGATTTGAGTGTGGGGATGGAGATTGTGAGGTTTGCTGGGGAGAAGGGCGTGGGGAGTCGGATCGAGGGGTTCTAG
- a CDS encoding hypothetical protein (EggNog:ENOG503P2HN; COG:P) yields MEDDHFLYALSSNNAWAGYKSHQNPHFFPKLADGQTPQILWLGCSDSRCPETTILGLQPGDVFVHRNIANIIAPTDINTSAVIEYAVAHLKVKHVVLCGHTSCGGAAAALGDSRVGGVLDTWLAPLRAVRYANKEVLDAIKDERARGTKIAELNVEAGVNVLMANVTVREAIEERGLQVHGCLFEIGCGRIRDLGLGTKGRGGLGLDGQEDVVRGRHAQIVFRGGRGEMSVK; encoded by the exons ATGGAGG aCGACCACTTCCTCTACGCCCTCAGCTCCAACAACGCCTGGGCCGGGTACAAAtcccaccaaaacccccacTTCTTCCCCAAGCTCGCAGACGGGCAAACACCCCAGATCC TCTGGCTAGGCTGCTCCGACTCCCGCTGCCCGGAAACCACAATCCTAGGCCTCCAACCCGGCGACGTCTTCGTCCACCGCAACATAGCCAACATCATCGCCCCAACCGACATCAACACCTCGGCCGTGATCGAATACGCGGTTGCCCACCTCAAGGTCAAGCATGTCGTTTTATGCGGGCACACTTCCTGCGGTggtgccgctgctgccctgGGCGACTccagggttgggggggtgctGGATACGTGGCTTGCGCCGTTGAGGGCGGTGAGGTATGCTAATAAGGAGGTGCTGGATGCGATAAAGGATGAGAGGGCTAGGGGGACCAAGATTGCGGAGTTGAATGTTGAGGCGGGGGTCAATGTCTTGATGGCGAATGTGACGGTGAGGGAGGCGATCGAGGAGCGGGGGTTGCAGGTGCATGGGTGTTTGTTTGAGATTGGGTGTGGGAGGATTAGggatttggggttggggacaaaggggagggggggactggggttggatgggcaGGAGGATGTGGTCAGGGGTAGGCATGCGCAGATTGTTTTtaggggggggaggggggagatgagtGTTAAAtga
- the rpl8 gene encoding 60S ribosomal protein L8 (EggNog:ENOG503NUET; COG:J): protein MPPKSGKRTAPAPFPQGKAGKKAPKNPLLEKRSRNFGIGQDIQPKRNLSRMVKWPEYIRLQRQKKILNLRLKVPPAIAQFQQVLDKNTAAQAFKLLNKYRPETKVEKKERLLKEATAIKEGKKKEDVSKKPYAVKYGLNHVVGLIENKKASLVLIPNDVDPIELVIFLPALCRKMGVPYAIIKGKARLGTVVHKKTAAVLALTEVRSEDKNEFSKLVSAIKEGYLEKNEDARKKWGGGIMGYKAQQRIAKREKALANAIKV, encoded by the exons ATG CCTCCCAAGTCTGGAAAGAGaaccgcccccgcccccttcccccaggGAAAGGCTGGCAAGAAGGCCCCCAAG AACCCTCTCCTTGAGAAGCGTTCTCGCAACTTCGGTATCGGCCAGGACATCCAGCCCAAGCGCAACCTCTCGCGCATGGTCAAGTGGCCCGAGTACATCCGTCTCCAGCGCCAGAAGAAGATCCTCAACCTCCGCCTGAAGGTCCCCCCTGCGATCGCCCAGTTCCAGCAGGTTCTCGACAAGAACACCGCCGCCCAGGCTTTCAAGCTCCTCAACAAGTACCGCCCTGAGACCaaggttgagaagaaggagcgtCTCCTCAAGGaggccaccgccatcaaggagggcaagaagaaggaggacgtCTCCAAGAAGCCCTACGCCGTCAAGTACGGTCTCAACCACGTCGTCGGCCTCATTGAGAACAAGAAGGCTTCTCTTGTCCTCATCCCCAACGATGTCGACCCCATTGAGCttgtcatcttcctccccgccctctgCCGCAAGATGGGTGTCCCCTatgccatcatcaagggCAAGGCCAGACTCGGCACTGTCGTCCACAAGAag ACCGCTGCCGTCCTCGCCCTTACCGAGGTCCGCTCCGAGGACAAGAACGAGTTCTCCAAACTCGTCTCCGCCATCAAGGAGGGTTACCTCGAGAAGAACGAGGATGCCCGCAAGAAGTGGGGTGGTGGCATCATGGGTTACAAGGCCCAGCAGCGTATCGCCAAGCGCGAGAAGGCTCTTGCCAACGCCATCAAGGTTTAA
- the CTU1 gene encoding cytosolic thiouridylase subunit Ctu1 (EggNog:ENOG503NVX5; BUSCO:EOG09262IZ6; COG:J): MAPSLCAICKTERAYIKRPKNHAKLCRECFIRVFEDEIHHTITSSKLFYPGEKVAIGASGGKDSTVLASVLKTLNERHGYGLDLVLLSIDEGITGYRDDSLQTVKNNAVQYGMPLTIVGYKELYDWTMDEVVQTIGKKGNCTYCGVFRRQALDRGAKMLGIKHVVTGHNADDVAETVMMNLLRADLSRLSRSTSIVTGDNRSEVKRSKPLKYAYEKEIVLYAFHKKLEYFSTECIYSPEAFRGSARGLIKQLEKVRPSAILDIVRSGEDMARLVPGESPSSCGCKGQKAQAPVAAAVEEDIGGCGSTNGRTPGGEMAALDKQLRENEEYAELEVDVTKTILKPKQGEKETQKELPIRTASAPSKGGRQVLGQCKRCGYMSSQEICQACTLLEGLNKNRPQIQI; encoded by the coding sequence ATGGCGCCATCACTATGTGCCATCTGCAAGACCGAAAGGGCATACATCAAGCGACCCAAGAACCATGCAAAGCTCTGCCGAGAGTGCTTCATCAGAGTCTTCGAGGACGAAatccaccacaccatcacaTCATCCAAATTATTCTACCCCGGAGAGAAAGTTGCCATTGGAGCCTCCGGTGGCAAGGATTCGACGGTCTTGGCCTCCGTTCTCAAGACACTCAACGAACGACATGGATACGGACTAGATCTTGTCTTACTGAGCATAGACGAGGGCATCACCGGCTACCGAGATGACTCCCTCCAAACAGTCAAGAACAATGCCGTCCAATACGGCATGCCCCTGACAATAGTCGGATACAAAGAGCTATACGACTGGACCATGGACGAGGTCGTCCAGACCATCGGCAAAAAGGGGAACTGCACTTACTGTGGTGTCTTTCGACGGCAGGCTCTCGACAGGGGCGCAAAGATGTTAGGGATCAAGCATGTTGTCACCGGGCACAATGCAGACGATGTGGCCGAGACGGTCATGATGAACCTGCTGCGCGCGGACCTGTCGCGTCTCTCGCGAAGCACCAGTATTGTGACAGGAGACAACAGGTCTGAGGTGAAGAGAAGCAAGCCACTCAAGTACGCATACGAGAAGGAGATTGTGCTGTATGCCTTCCACAAGAAGCTCGAGTACTTCAGCACCGAGTGTATCTACAGTCCCGAGGCCTTCCGTGGAAGCGCCCGGGGTCTCATCAAGCAGCTGGAAAAAGTACGACCAAGCGCCATCCTGGATATTGTACGAAGTGGAGAGGACATGGCAAGATTGGTGCCCGGAGAGTCACCATCATCTTGTGGGTGCAAAGGACAGAAAGCGCAAGCACCTGTGGCCGCTGCTGTGGAAGAGGACATAGGTGGTTGCGGGTCAACGAACGGCCGCACTCCAGGAGGTGAAATGGCCGCCTTGGATAAACAACTCAGGGAGAACGAAGAGTACGCAGAGCTAGAGGTCGACGTCACAAAGACAATACTCAAGCCAAAGCAAGGAGAGAAGGAGACACAAAAGGAACTACCCATCAGAACTGCCAGTGCTCCATCAAAGGGAGGACGACAGGTTCTAGGACAGTGTAAGCGCTGCGGGTACATGTCAAGCCAGGAGATATGTCAAGCGTGCACGCTCCTGGAGGGGCTGAACAAGAACCGGCCCCAGATACAGATTTAA
- a CDS encoding hypothetical protein (COG:S; EggNog:ENOG503P780): MPVPFETLIPYVIITAMFGVTGAGLSGIRHYAGGGKKHRWSLDTWDRRSDGPRQTTYRSLARANRQCHSPARLRSQSALERRETLLLINKDGGSVKKKKALVSKEEGAHMIDRERPHSHDPLRHHGGVQNVKSVSGAGSCSAPPGACTLDISPGLTCTRSAYTVLEPVVLPLMEHWQF, translated from the exons ATGCCCGTTCCCTTCGAGACTCTCATTCCCTATGTCATCATCACTGCC ATGTTTGGCGTGACTGGTGCTGGGCTGAGTGGAATCAGACACTACGCCGGTGGCGGAAAGAAGCACAGATGGTCCCTTGATACCTGGGACAGG CGCAGTGATGGACCGCGACAGACGACTTACAGGAGTCTTGCGAGGGCAAACAGACAATGCCATAGCCCCGCCAGGCTTCGAAGTCAATCAGCCTTGGAGA GGCGAGAAACGCTTCTCCTAATCAACAAGGATGGAGGCAGCGttaagaagaagaaggcacTGGTGTCGAAAGAAGAGGGCGCACATATGATAGACCGCGAACGACCTCATTCTCATGATCCTCTTCGACACCATGGTGGTGTACAAAATGTTAAATCTGTATCTGGGGCCGGTTCTTGTTCAGCCCCTCCAGGAGCGTGCACGCTTGACATATCTCCTGGCTTGACATGTACCCGCAGCGCTTACACTGTCCTAGAACCTGTCGTCCTCCCTTTGATGGAGCACTGGCAGTTCTGA